In one window of Phalacrocorax carbo chromosome 22, bPhaCar2.1, whole genome shotgun sequence DNA:
- the KHDRBS1 gene encoding KH domain-containing, RNA-binding, signal transduction-associated protein 1, translating into MQRRDDPAARLGRGPGPGGARQGAPPPRRPPRGGGGRGASSGAQPPPLLPPSATAAASAAQGPAAAPTPLLPGAAVKMEPENKYLPELMAEKDSLDPSFTHAMQLLTAEIEKIQKGETTKKDEEENYLDLFSHKNMKLKERVLIPVKQYPKFNFVGKILGPQGNTIKRLQEETGAKISVLGKGSMRDKAKEEELRKGGDPKYAHLNMDLHVFIEVFGPPCEAYALMAHAMEEVKKFLVPDMMDDICQEQFLELSYLNGVPEPTRGRGVPVRGRGAAPPPPPPVPRGRGVGPPPPPPRGALVRGAPVRGAIARGAAVARGVPPPPAVRGAPAPRARAAGIQRIPLPPPPAPETYEEYGYDDAYADQSYEGYEGYYSQGQGDTEYYDYGHGEAQETYEAYGQDDWNGTRPSLKAPPARPVKGAYREHPYGRY; encoded by the exons ATGCAGCGCCGTGACGACCCCGCCGCCCGTCTGGGCCGGGGGCCAGGCCCCGGCGGTGCCCGACAAGGGGCGCCCCCACCTCGGCGGCCTCCccgtggcggggggggccgcggggcctCCAGCGGGGCTCAACCGCCGCCGCTCCTCCCGCCCagcgccaccgccgccgcctcggCCGCTcagggccccgccgccgcccccaccccgctgcTGCCCGGGGCCGCTGTCAAGATGGAACCCGAGAACAAGTACCTGCCCGAGCTGATGGCCGAGAAGGACAGCCTCGACCCGTCCTTCACGCACGCCATGCAGCTCCTCACCGCAG AAATTGAAAAAATTCAGAAGGGTGAAACAACAAAGAAGGATGAGGAAGAGAACTACCTGGATTTATTTTCCCACAAGAATATGAAACTGAAAGAACGAGTTCTGATACCTGTCAAACAGTACCCCAAG tTCAACTTTGTTGGAAAGATTTTGGGACCTCAAGGCAACACCATCAAGAGACTTCAAGAAGAAACCGGTGCTAAGATATCTGTGCTTGGGAAGGGTTCAATGCGAGATAAAGCAAAG GAGGAAGAACTGCGTAAAGGGGGAGATCCTAAATATGCTCATCTAAATATGGATTTGCATGTCTTCATTGAAGTTTTTGGACCCCCTTGTGAAGCATATGCTCTGATGGCTCATGCCATGGAAGAAGTCAAGAAGTTCCTTGTTCCA gATATGATGGATGATATCTGTCAGGAGCAGTTCTTGGAGCTCTCCTATCTGAACGGTGTACCAGAGCCAACTCGTGGCCGAGGAGTCCCTGTGCGGGGAAGGGGAGCAGCTCCACCACCGCCTCCACCTGTTCCAAG GGGCCGTGGTGTTGgtcctccgcctcctcctcctcggggaGCCCTTGTGCGAGGAGCCCCGGTGCGGGGTGCCATTGCCAGGGGAGCTGCTGTAGCCCGTGGAGTACCTCCTCCCCCAGCAGTACGGGGTGCTCCTGCACCCAGAGCACGTGCAGCCGGCATCCAGAGAATAccgcttcctcctcctcccgcacCAGAAACCTATGAGGAATAT GGCTATGATGATGCATATGCAGACCAGAGCTATGAGGGGTATGAAGGCTACTACAGCCAGGGCCAAGG GGACACAGAATACTATGATTATGGACACGGGGAGGCACAGGAAACCTATGAAGCTTATG GGCAAGATGACTGGAACGGAACCAGGCCCTCCCTGAAGGCCCCGCCGGCCAGGCCAGTGAAGGGGGCCTACAGAGAGCACCCATACGGAcgttattaa